The Apibacter raozihei DNA segment GCTGGCCTTTTTCAACCGGAATAAAAATGTTCTTTTCTTCATTCTATCATTTTTCATTTGGGGTTTATGTACCTTTAGGTATTTTTTTATCTGTTTCCATATCATTAGCATTTATTTATAGAATCTTAAATCTTTCACCTCATAGAAGTTCAAAGTTTTCAAATGGAAGATTATTTTTAAGTCTATTTTTGCTTCAACTTCCTGGGATTTTATTTCTATGCATAATGGGATGCGATTATGGGAGATGGATATTTTTATGGTTTAGTTCATCATTAATCATGTATTTTTTAGCAGATATAAAGTTTTTAGAATTTTTGAGTTTAAAAACTATTAAATTTTCAAATCTCTGTCTAAAAACTGGCTCTAAGCTTTATCTAAATAAAATAAACTGCTATATTTTGTTTTTACTATCAGGAATATCTTTAGTACATTGGAATTTTCTTTCTTATTTATATTCTACACCTGTGGGATATTTTATTAATTTGGTATTATATTATTTTGATTATGTAACTTTTATTGGATATCATTCTAAAGTATAAAATAAAACATTTAATTAGAACTAAGTTTCAGTATTCTTAAGTTTTAATATTTTGATAAATAAAGATTTATTGCAAAATAATTTATTCTATTTAATTGTTTTTATATTAAATAAAATAAAATGATACTTTATAATATGTAACATCTTCTTTTAAAAACAGTAATTTTACAGATAAAAAGTTGTTTTTATTTAATATTTCATTTACATTTGTCTACAATTTTTATTTAAATTTATATGAAAAAGACGATATTGGTTTTTTCTTTAGCACTGACATCTTTAGGAATGTATGCACAAGAAGGTGCAACTAATGCAGGCTATAAAACAAACGGTTTTTGGGACAATTGGTTCGCTAATGCAGGCGGAGGAGCTTCAATGTACTTTGGAGATACTCAACAAGACGAAGCTAATCTTGCGGAAAGATTAACTTGGGGAGCTTCAGCTAGTTTAGGTAAATGGTTTTCACCACTAGTAGGTGCCAGATTTACTGTTCAAGGAGGTAGAAAACATACTTTTAATGAGAAAGGAGCTGCTAGTAATCCGGGACATAAAATGGCTACAGGTAATTATATTTCTGCTCATGCAGACGCTATGCTAAATTTTTCTAATTTAGTTGCAGGATATAAAGAAAATAGATTTTACAATCTAATTCCATATCTTGGTGTAGGTATGGCTGTTGATCATAAAAAAATTAACAAATATAAAAGTGCTGTTGTAGCAGCTGGACTTTTAAATACTTTTAGAGTTACTGATGGTTTTGCTATTACTTTAGACATTTCTGGTCAGGCAGTACAATCTAAATTTAACGATGCAAGGTTCGATACAAGAACTACTAAAGGAATTGAAAAAACTACTAAAGGTTATAACAGACAAGACTGGGATGGAATAGGTTCAGTTATGCTAGGATTCAATTTCGGATTAGGAGGAAAACAAAAATTTGAAAAAGCTGAAACAGTTACAACTGTTATTGATAATACTGATAATTCTTTGGTTGATGATTTAACCAGACAATTAAATGATTTATCATCAGAAAACGAAAGACTTAAAAATCAGTTGAATAATCAAAAACCAGTTCAAGCTCCTGCTGCAACTGTAGCTTTAAATGTACCAAACCCAGTACAGTTTGAAATTAACAGTAGCACTATTGAAGCTAAACAAGAGGCTGTTATTTACAATGTAGCTGAGTTCTTAAAAAACAATTCAAATACATCTGTTCAAATTGTAGGTCTTGCTGATAAAAAAACAGGTACTCCTGCTTACAATAAAGCTTTATCTAAGAAAAGAGCTGAAGCTGTAGAAAGCAAATTAGTTAAAGAATATGGTATTTCTAAAAATAGAATAAGTACTTCTTGGAAAGGTGACACAGAGCAACCTTACCCTAATAATGACTGGAATAGAGTTGTTGTTATCACTGTTACTGAATAAATTTAGTCACATCACATACAATAAAAAAAGCTATCAAATAATTGATAGCTTTTTTTTATTGTACTAATTTAGTTTAATAATAATTTTATAGTACATCTGCTAATTAAAATTTATAGTAATCTGAATATTTAATAATAACATTCATCTTAATAAGTAACTAAATATTTTATTTAATAGTAATATAAAACTGTATTCGGAATTTTAATATGAATTTTGGAGCAGACAGAATCTTTTACAGGGCATATTTGATATATATTTTAATTATTTCATGATAATATAAAAGACTCAAATTGCTTTATCATCTCCTCCGATAGCTTTAAAAACTGTCCTTATAATTATAAACATATCTAACAAAAAAGACCAGTTTTTAACATAAAAAATATCCGCTATAATTCTTTTTTGCATATCTTCTTTAGAATTTATCTCACCTCTGAATCCTTTAACCTGAGCAAGCCCTGTTATTCCAGGTTTTACATAATGTCTTAAACTATACTTTAACATAATTTCACTATAGTATTCATCTTGAACTACCATATGAGGTCTTGGTCCAACAATTGACATATTACCTTTAAGAACATTAAAAAACTGAGGGAGTTCGTCTAGACTAGTACGTCTGAGTATTAAACCGAATTTCGTGATTCTTGTATCTCCTTTAACTGTTGCTTTAACATCATTATCTTTACTGAATTTCATTGTCCTAAATTTATAACAATAAAAAGGTTTTCCCTTTAAACCTATTCTTTTTTGCAAATAAAAAATAGGTTTTCCTGAGTCCAACAATATACCTAAAGCTATGATTGGAAACATCCAGCTAAGAAAAAACACAATAACTAGTAATGAAAATATTATATCAAAAATTCTTTTCAAAAATTGGTTCCCAAAATTATCCAACGGAAACTCTTTAAATACTAATACTGGAAATGTATCATAATATTCCATTTTTAAACTGCTAAAAGAATCATAAATAGTACTAGGAACAAATCTAATTTCGATATGTAACTTTTGAGCTAAATATATTATTTCTTCCTGTACTTCACAGGATAGTTTTCCATCTAAAGAAAAAAACACTATTTGTATATTATTTTTGAGCAAATAATATTTTAATTGATTAATGTTGAATTCAAAAAGCTTATCTTTATTTTGACTTTCAATTTCTTTTAAAAAAATACCAAAATTAACAAAACCATAGTCTTTTCTCTTTTCTAACATTCTTACAAAAGAACTTGTATTGCTATTTTCATCAACAAACACTACACGTCTGAAATTCCCTCCCCAAATCCTGTACTGTCGTAAAAATTCAAAGAAAACCAAACGTAAAAATGACGTTAAAACAAACATAATAAATAAAAAATATAAAGATAATCTATTAGAAAATAATTGAACATCTTTTAATCCTGAAACAGTAAACAATACAATTGAAAATAAGAAAATATGAAAAATATTTCTTTTTAAAATATCTAAAAAAGTTATAGGCCTGAATTCTTTGTATGCTCTATAGTCAATTGAAATCAAAAACCAGCTAAAAATGAAAAGTATGATCGCTTTATAGTGTAAGAGGATAAAATGTGTAATGTTAAATTCAGTTCTACCATGTTCTTTATAATCAATTTTCACACATAAGTAAAAAAGAATAAAAATAATAATACTATCTATAATATTTATTATAAATGATATGTACTTAGAATATCTTGTTCCTTTATTCATAGTATAGTTAAGCTATTTAAAATAATATTTATTAATAATATTTTTAATTAATGCATATTATATCTGAAACATAGACGAGCAAAGCATTTAGGGAGTTAAATAAGATTAAATATTTAATGGTTTTAGGAAAACAAGTTTTATAATTTTGTTCTTGAGCAGGTATCATATTAATATTTATATTAAACTAAATTGTATAATTTTAAATTAAAAGTTTTATAATTCAATAGCAAATTCTAATTCTATTTAAGTCTTCAAATTATTTATTAATAGATAAATTATAAAATATTAATAATTTAAATGATTTTTTTATAAAAATATGATAGTATTATAAAAAATTTATCATTAAAAAATAAAGGTAAAGATATGAAAGATATAAATACATATTGATTTATATTAGAAATATAATTTAATTGTAACATTAAAAAAACTACAATAGATATTAGACAAATCAGCGGTAAATATAATAAATTATTATGAATATATAATTCAAACCAAAACTTTTTAAATATAACTCCTAAAAAAATAAATAATATAATACCAAACCATCCAAAATCTAAATACCAATAAAAGAAAAATGTTGACCAGACACCTAATCTTGCATTTGCCTTATTGACTTCGGTATTAATATCTTTATAATTTTCAGAAATTCTAAATAATTTATAATATATTTTGTAAAAAACTGGAAAAGTAGCCTTCCCATACATGTATTGTATATTATTGTTATCTACATTGTTTTTTACTTGAGAAAATTCGAATACAGCATGAATAGTATATTGTGAAGAATTTACATATCCTACTAAGAACGGATACCATAAAGTCCCTTTTGATTTTATAATTAAATTTTGAAATTTTTTTGTAACAGGAACTTTTTCTGAAAAAGCTGATGCTTTTCCATTTAATGCGTCAATAGGCTCCTTGTTCATATTTTCAATACGATTAATAAAAAAAAAGCCAACTACATAAAAAAAAGAAGAAGTTATGATTATTCCCCCTATTAACAATTTATATAAATTTAACTTATAATTTGAATATGAACTAAAAAATACAATAATTAAATAGATAAATGGAACTATAATACCAAATCTGGAACCGAAAAATAAATTGCTAACAGGTAATAAAATAAATAATAGAAATGAAAAAATTTTAATTTTAAATGAGTGAAAATTTTTACATAGTAAATCTATGGTAATAGGAATATAGGAATAATACATTAAAAGATTTGCCAATGTAGAAAAAATTGACCCATCAGAAGATCTTCTTAAGTAAATATTTTGCAAAATATTATTTTGAAAAGAAATATTCTTATAAAAAAATAAATCTATATAGTAAAAAATAAATCCAGTAATTCCCAAACAAAACGAAATCCAATATATTTTTTTTAGATTGTTAATTGAAATGAAGCATTTTAAATATTTATTATAGTTCTTTACATCATTTTTAGGTATTGAAATGATTTGTGTTCCTAAAAATAGAGCTAAATAAGAAACTATTATGTAAATTAAAGAAATACTATCTATACTAGCTTTAATATCAACAGGAGCAATTACAAACATTAATATCCAAAACAAAAAGCTATAAACTATTATGAGTTCAGGCCTTAAAAAGCTTATAAATTGTTTATTTAATTTGATCTCCATAAAACATAAAATATCAATCTATACTTTATCTGGCAATAATTTTTTTAATTACTAATATTGGATATTAATTAGATTAGATTTAATTAATTTATCTTAAAATTTGATTAAAATGGTTGATATATTTTTCAACTATAATATCCCAATTATATTTATCGTTTATCTTTTGTACATTAGATTTTATTTTGTCTTCATAATTTATTTTATTAATTGTTAAAATAATACGACATACATCTTCAGAATTTTCAAAATATACTGCATCTTGATCCAATATTGAATAATTAAATATATTTTTATGTGCACAAATTAAAGCTTTTGAAGACATTGCTTCTAATAATGATGGATTTGTTCCTCCAACTGTATGACCATGAAAATATAAATTGGAAAAATATCTTAAATTATTTAAAATATTTATATCATATATTCCTCCCAAAAATTTTATATTGGAATACTCTTGAAATTTATTTTTTAAATATTCTCCATATTTGGTTTCATGTTTACCAATTATTAAAAACGGATGATTATTTTTTGCTTTAGCTACACCTTCTAAAATTGTATCTACACTATTTTCAGGTTCTAAACGAGCAATTAGCATATTGTAATTAAATTTGAAAATATTAAATTGACTTATGCAAGAATCATCTGGACTATCAAATAAATCTGCTCCATAAGGTATATAGATTGAGTTTTGATTATATTTTTCTTTTAAATAATCTTGTATACCAATCGAATCTGATATTAAAAAATCGCTATATTTAACACCTAATTTTTCAGCAAACTGGAGAAATTTCTGAACTTTTTTTGAATACTTTGTTCGTTTCCATTCAAGGCCATCCATGTTGGTAGTTACAACACTTTTACTTCTAGGCAACATCCACCCCCAAATAGAACTGCTGGTATATCCCAACTGTAAAATTATATCAAAATTCTTTTTGCGCGTATCTTTAATACAATTAAAATCATATATAAATTGCCCAGCGGTGCCCATTTTATCTTCTGGATCGTAACAATGCACAATACTTACTCCTTGCCATTCTTTTTCTTGATAGGGATGGCTATGTGAATTGTAAACTGTAACCTGGTTACCTGCTTTTACCAATCCTAATGATAAATATTCTGCAAACTGTTCAAATCCGCCATAGTGATTAGGTATTCCTCTCGTTCCTATTATTGCTATATTCATTAAATTATTTTAAGTCAAAAACTGTAATTAATAAAAAATATATCTTTTATAAGCAAGTAGTTAAATAATTATATAAATTATTGGATATTTTATCCCAGTTATAATTTTCTACTATTTTATCATGTATAAACTTATATGGATAATTTTTATCATCTAAAACCTCTTTTAATTTTTCTTTAAATTCTTCAAAATTGTTAGGATTAAATGTGTATTTAAAAAAATTAAAATCTGACATCGCTGTTTGATTAGAAGATAAAACTTTACAATTATTAACTCCTGCCTCTAAAGGTGGAATACCAAAACCTTCTGCAAAAGAAGGGTATACAAAACATGATGATTCCTGATAAAAATAATTCATTTCTTGTTCACTTAAATCATCAAAGAAAAATATTCGATTAGCAATGGTTGGAGGAATTTTTTTAACTAACATTTCGTATGTTTGTTTTTCAACCTTATCTTTTTTTCTTCCAATAAATACTAAATCATATTCTTTATAAAGATTTAAGTTTAAATAGACCTCTAAAAGTCCTATTTGATTTTTCCTAGGTTCAAATCTGCTAACATAATGTATATAATTTCTAAGATTGTATTTATCTTTCATACTTATATTAGATTTTATTTCTTTAGATAACCTTACAGCATTAGGAGTAATAAAAATTTTATTCGAATCAATTTTAAAATTTTTAGCTATTGCCTTTTTTGAATATTCTGAAACTGTAAGTATAATATCTGTCTTTTTTGCAGAATATCTAAATAATATTCCTTTGACTAATCTATAAGACCAAGGAAAATAATTTTTAAAATCTAAAAATAAAACATCATGAATAGTATTAATATATTTACATTTTTTTATTGGAGGAACAATATACTGAAAATGTGCATAATCAAATTTATTATCCCTAATTATTTTAGGCAACTCAAAAAGTAAACGTTTTATCTTGGATTTCGATTGTAACTGTATATATTTAAAATTTTTATGTGGGAAAAAATTTTGTAACCTATTCACATCATGCGAACATAATGTTATTTCAATATCATCAAATCCAACTAAAGAATTATAAAGTCCCATCAAATAGCTTGTTGTACCTTGAAAAGAATTGTCAAATACATGAGCATCAACGAGTATTTTATTTGTTTTTTTCATATTAAAAGTTTATATAGGTTTAATAATTAGATTTATACCTTAATTTATTATTATTACTCAATTTAACATAAGAAAATAAGAATAATACAACGAAATATGGCATAAATATATCAGGAATATCAGTTCCTATAAGATGAATAATAACCCCTACAAACATTCCATACGAAAATATATTATTTTTTATTATTATAATTTCCGAAAACGCTAAAAGAAATAGAATCATTCCTAAAATTCCCATTTCTCCTAAGAGAGAAAAAATAAAAGCATCTGTTACCACATTATAGGACACAATACCTGCTCCTGAATCTATTTCAACATTTAAATCTGCTTTTTTGGATGTTAAATTACCGACACCTTCTCCTAAAATTGGTTTTTTTTCGAAAGCTGAAAGCGCATAATCTGAAAATATTTGTCTTTGAGATAATACATTTTTTTTAGAATTATCATTTGAAAATATATCAAATGTAGATGTAAAATCTACCAAATTATTATTTAAACTAATTGAAACATTTCCAAACCCAATAATTATAAATGTAATAATAGAGATAATTATAAGCCCTATTTTAAAATTTTTATTTACTCTGAAATATATGAATAAAATCAATAAGAATATAAATACTATGATCCCACCCCTTGAGACTGTTGATAATGATACAGCAAACAGTAAACAAACCTCCAATAAATTTATATTCTTCTTCTTTTGTATAAGTATGTAAAAATAAATATATACAAAAATGCCTAAAATTCTTCCATCAAAAAAAATACCTTGATTTCTAATTAAATTAAAATAATCTATAAAAGGTATATCGTTAGCCTCGCCGAATATAGTTCCTTCTTTATATAAAAAATTATTTGTTTCAATATAATTAGGCAATAAATAAGTTATAAGGGAAGTAATAAATATTAATCTAAAATAGATTGTGATATGAAACAAATTAATATTTTTTATTTTATCGGAATAGAAAAGTATAGCAATAGCAAAGTATATAGGGGGAATTATCCTTTTAAATAATAAATCTGAAGATTTAGGAAGATTAAAAATAAAACTTAAAATTAAGAAAAAAAGAAAAATGAAAAAAAATTTGAATTTTGAACTTATTCTTTTTTTTATAAAAGCTAAATTTTTAACATTAATTAATATATACAATAAAAAAGGAAAATAAAAAGTACAAAATATAGTAAGCTTATAAAAAATGATATTATTAGGAACTATAAATCCATTAATAATTCTAGCCGAGAGAATAAGTATAATAATAATAAATAAATTATTATATTTAATTAAAATATAATAAGATAAAAAAAGAATTAAAACGCTAAATATTGGTATAATCGGTTGAAAAACATAAATTAAAATTTGTGAAATAGCAATTAATAAAGATAATGCATATATTAATTTAATTTCTTTATTTTTTAAATATATCATATTGTTTTACCTAAAATTATTTTATAAAAAGCTTTCGAAACATTATCTATATTGATGCTTTCAATACATTTAGGATTACTTACTGGATCACTAATGATTCCTTCAAAGGAATTAGCAAAAATATATTTCTTTTTTCTTTCGTCATCTTCATTATTAGGTATAGTATCCATTATACTTAGAATATTTTTACTAAATTTAAAATCATCTAATGATATTTTTTTCACATATGAAAAGTCAAAAAATACATCACATAAAATTAATGATTTCTTTTGTAATAATGCAGCTTCATAAGCTATGGTTCCGGATATAGTAACAACCGCTTGACAATATTCTAATAACTCATAAGAATCTGTTTTTTCATCGATAAATATCAAATTTTTATATTTTCTCAGTTTATTATAAAACTTCCAAGATCTATCTCCTACTGCATTCGTGTGTTCTTTTATCACTAATAACCAGTCTTGTGGTAATTGCTTCCAGATAACAATAATATTTGTAAACTGGTCTTCCATATATCTTCCCAAAACATCTACTGAAGCCTCTGGCTGTTTATGCAGAGTAAGCAAAATAAATTT contains these protein-coding regions:
- a CDS encoding OmpA family protein, with product MKKTILVFSLALTSLGMYAQEGATNAGYKTNGFWDNWFANAGGGASMYFGDTQQDEANLAERLTWGASASLGKWFSPLVGARFTVQGGRKHTFNEKGAASNPGHKMATGNYISAHADAMLNFSNLVAGYKENRFYNLIPYLGVGMAVDHKKINKYKSAVVAAGLLNTFRVTDGFAITLDISGQAVQSKFNDARFDTRTTKGIEKTTKGYNRQDWDGIGSVMLGFNFGLGGKQKFEKAETVTTVIDNTDNSLVDDLTRQLNDLSSENERLKNQLNNQKPVQAPAATVALNVPNPVQFEINSSTIEAKQEAVIYNVAEFLKNNSNTSVQIVGLADKKTGTPAYNKALSKKRAEAVESKLVKEYGISKNRISTSWKGDTEQPYPNNDWNRVVVITVTE
- a CDS encoding exopolysaccharide biosynthesis polyprenyl glycosylphosphotransferase, encoding MNKGTRYSKYISFIINIIDSIIIFILFYLCVKIDYKEHGRTEFNITHFILLHYKAIILFIFSWFLISIDYRAYKEFRPITFLDILKRNIFHIFLFSIVLFTVSGLKDVQLFSNRLSLYFLFIMFVLTSFLRLVFFEFLRQYRIWGGNFRRVVFVDENSNTSSFVRMLEKRKDYGFVNFGIFLKEIESQNKDKLFEFNINQLKYYLLKNNIQIVFFSLDGKLSCEVQEEIIYLAQKLHIEIRFVPSTIYDSFSSLKMEYYDTFPVLVFKEFPLDNFGNQFLKRIFDIIFSLLVIVFFLSWMFPIIALGILLDSGKPIFYLQKRIGLKGKPFYCYKFRTMKFSKDNDVKATVKGDTRITKFGLILRRTSLDELPQFFNVLKGNMSIVGPRPHMVVQDEYYSEIMLKYSLRHYVKPGITGLAQVKGFRGEINSKEDMQKRIIADIFYVKNWSFLLDMFIIIRTVFKAIGGDDKAI
- a CDS encoding oligosaccharide repeat unit polymerase, whose product is MNKEPIDALNGKASAFSEKVPVTKKFQNLIIKSKGTLWYPFLVGYVNSSQYTIHAVFEFSQVKNNVDNNNIQYMYGKATFPVFYKIYYKLFRISENYKDINTEVNKANARLGVWSTFFFYWYLDFGWFGIILFIFLGVIFKKFWFELYIHNNLLYLPLICLISIVVFLMLQLNYISNINQYVFISFISLPLFFNDKFFIILSYFYKKII
- a CDS encoding DUF1972 domain-containing protein codes for the protein MNIAIIGTRGIPNHYGGFEQFAEYLSLGLVKAGNQVTVYNSHSHPYQEKEWQGVSIVHCYDPEDKMGTAGQFIYDFNCIKDTRKKNFDIILQLGYTSSSIWGWMLPRSKSVVTTNMDGLEWKRTKYSKKVQKFLQFAEKLGVKYSDFLISDSIGIQDYLKEKYNQNSIYIPYGADLFDSPDDSCISQFNIFKFNYNMLIARLEPENSVDTILEGVAKAKNNHPFLIIGKHETKYGEYLKNKFQEYSNIKFLGGIYDINILNNLRYFSNLYFHGHTVGGTNPSLLEAMSSKALICAHKNIFNYSILDQDAVYFENSEDVCRIILTINKINYEDKIKSNVQKINDKYNWDIIVEKYINHFNQILR
- a CDS encoding glycosyltransferase family 4 protein — protein: MKKTNKILVDAHVFDNSFQGTTSYLMGLYNSLVGFDDIEITLCSHDVNRLQNFFPHKNFKYIQLQSKSKIKRLLFELPKIIRDNKFDYAHFQYIVPPIKKCKYINTIHDVLFLDFKNYFPWSYRLVKGILFRYSAKKTDIILTVSEYSKKAIAKNFKIDSNKIFITPNAVRLSKEIKSNISMKDKYNLRNYIHYVSRFEPRKNQIGLLEVYLNLNLYKEYDLVFIGRKKDKVEKQTYEMLVKKIPPTIANRIFFFDDLSEQEMNYFYQESSCFVYPSFAEGFGIPPLEAGVNNCKVLSSNQTAMSDFNFFKYTFNPNNFEEFKEKLKEVLDDKNYPYKFIHDKIVENYNWDKISNNLYNYLTTCL
- a CDS encoding O-antigen ligase family protein, encoding MPNYIETNNFLYKEGTIFGEANDIPFIDYFNLIRNQGIFFDGRILGIFVYIYFYILIQKKKNINLLEVCLLFAVSLSTVSRGGIIVFIFLLILFIYFRVNKNFKIGLIIISIITFIIIGFGNVSISLNNNLVDFTSTFDIFSNDNSKKNVLSQRQIFSDYALSAFEKKPILGEGVGNLTSKKADLNVEIDSGAGIVSYNVVTDAFIFSLLGEMGILGMILFLLAFSEIIIIKNNIFSYGMFVGVIIHLIGTDIPDIFMPYFVVLFLFSYVKLSNNNKLRYKSNY